A window of Campylobacter ureolyticus contains these coding sequences:
- a CDS encoding site-specific integrase, translated as MFDFSRPKPPAKPIIKPFNDLEVKSILKLAKKKDERFYLYLCIAFYTGMRTGEILALKFNLIDYEKRVIYIKSTRGQFGEHSPKTIGSIRSIPIFDDLYKVLEKYKIYNKSKDYIFKTQYNKPYTGSRALIKYYWQPILKKLNLEFRNLYTTRHTFATNILKKGILTPHELAHILGHNTTEMVFNRYVKFLANQNDNFKRDVSIY; from the coding sequence ATATTCGATTTTTCTAGACCCAAACCCCCAGCTAAGCCAATAATAAAGCCTTTTAATGATTTAGAAGTTAAATCAATTTTAAAATTAGCTAAGAAAAAAGATGAAAGATTTTATCTTTATTTATGTATTGCTTTTTATACAGGAATGAGAACTGGCGAGATCTTAGCATTGAAATTTAATCTAATTGATTATGAAAAAAGAGTAATTTATATAAAATCTACAAGGGGTCAATTTGGAGAGCATAGCCCAAAAACAATAGGAAGTATAAGAAGTATTCCTATATTTGATGATCTTTATAAGGTTTTAGAAAAGTATAAAATTTATAACAAAAGTAAAGACTACATTTTTAAAACTCAATATAATAAGCCTTATACTGGATCAAGGGCATTAATAAAATATTACTGGCAGCCCATACTAAAAAAACTAAACTTAGAATTTAGAAATTTATATACTACTAGACACACATTTGCAACAAATATATTAAAAAAAGGAATATTAACACCGCACGAATTAGCCCATATACTAGGACATAATACTACTGAAATGGTTTTTAATAGATATGTTAAATTTCTTGCTAATCAAAATGATAATTTTAAAAGAGATGTAAGCATTTATTAG
- a CDS encoding transporter substrate-binding domain-containing protein, whose translation MRKLSIVFLLSLLVCQLYANSLNEILSKKEIRIGVRKDFPPLGLLKDGKLEGFEILLAEKIGNRILNNQGNVVFVPISGKERIPMLKENQIDLAIAGMAITQQREEEIDFSTPYLTTNMSIVSKKSKQIKKLSDFKGKTLLVVPGTTSSEYVDKEKLMFSDINIKSCTGLQDCFDKLKSGEADGYFHAVLALGVLPVLDSNYELSVKMVGNTDMVAVGVEKGNTELLKAVNKEILNLAKEDFFKDAYNNTFKVYYRGLLDKKYFLLDDIYNFLMTN comes from the coding sequence ATGCGAAAATTGTCAATCGTTTTTTTATTAAGTTTGTTGGTTTGTCAACTCTATGCAAATTCTCTAAATGAGATTTTATCAAAAAAAGAGATTAGAATTGGCGTTAGAAAAGATTTTCCACCACTTGGCTTGTTAAAAGATGGAAAGCTTGAAGGTTTTGAAATTTTACTTGCAGAAAAAATAGGCAATAGAATTTTAAATAATCAAGGCAATGTAGTTTTTGTGCCAATAAGCGGTAAGGAAAGAATTCCTATGCTTAAAGAAAATCAAATAGATCTTGCAATAGCGGGTATGGCTATAACACAGCAAAGAGAAGAGGAAATTGATTTTTCCACCCCATATCTAACAACAAATATGTCTATAGTTTCGAAAAAATCAAAACAAATTAAAAAATTATCTGATTTTAAAGGTAAAACATTGCTCGTTGTCCCTGGTACAACCTCAAGTGAATATGTTGATAAAGAAAAATTAATGTTTTCAGATATAAATATAAAATCGTGCACAGGATTGCAGGATTGTTTTGATAAGTTAAAGTCTGGAGAAGCTGATGGATATTTTCATGCTGTTTTAGCTCTTGGGGTTTTGCCAGTTTTAGATTCAAATTACGAGTTGAGTGTTAAAATGGTGGGCAATACAGATATGGTTGCTGTAGGAGTAGAAAAGGGAAATACTGAATTATTAAAAGCTGTAAATAAGGAGATTTTAAATCTTGCAAAAGAAGATTTTTTCAAAGACGCTTATAATAACACTTTCAAGGTATATTATCGTGGGCTTTTAGATAAAAAATATTTTCTCCTAGATGATATTTATAATTTTCTAATGACTAATTAG
- a CDS encoding histidine triad nucleotide-binding protein — MKNIFEKIVDGEIPSNKVLENDEFLAFHDINPKAPIHILIIPKKCYKNFQETDPKIMVKMTEFIQEVAKKMGVDKTGYRLINNCGENGGQEVMHLHFHLLAGAKLAWDNSAGFNAKDEF, encoded by the coding sequence ATGAAAAATATTTTTGAAAAAATAGTTGATGGAGAAATTCCTAGTAATAAAGTTTTAGAAAATGATGAATTTTTAGCATTTCACGATATAAACCCAAAAGCTCCAATCCATATATTAATAATCCCAAAAAAATGCTATAAAAACTTTCAAGAAACAGATCCAAAAATTATGGTTAAAATGACTGAATTTATCCAAGAAGTTGCTAAAAAAATGGGCGTTGATAAAACAGGATATAGACTTATAAATAACTGCGGAGAAAATGGCGGACAAGAAGTTATGCATCTTCATTTTCATTTACTTGCAGGTGCAAAACTTGCGTGGGATAATTCAGCAGGATTTAACGCAAAAGATGAGTTTTGA